In the Brassica napus cultivar Da-Ae chromosome A7, Da-Ae, whole genome shotgun sequence genome, one interval contains:
- the LOC106422081 gene encoding CTP synthase has product MKYVLVTGGVVSGLGKGVTASSIGVLLKACGLRVTSIKIDPYLNTDAGTMSPFEHGEVFVLDDGGEVDLDLGNYERFLDIKLTRDNNITTGKIYQHVIAKERKGDYLGKTVQVVPHITDAIQEWIERVAAIPVDGEDGPADVCVIELGGTIGDIESAPFIEALGQFSYRVGQGNFCLVHVSLVPVLNVVGEQKTKPTQHSVRGLRGLGLIPDILACRSTKALEENVKEKLAQFCHVPLENIFTLYDVPNIWHIPRLLKDQKAHLVISKVLNLASIVKEPSLEEWTSRAELCANLHVPVRIAVVGKYTSLSDAYLSVLKALLHAAVACRKKLVVDWVPACDLEKETEKENPNAYKAAWKLLKGVDGVLVPGGFGDRGVEGKILAAKYARENKIPFLGICLGMQVAVIEFARSVLCLHDADSTEFKPQTQHPCIIFMPEGSRTHMGGTMRLGSRKSIFSVTDSKSAKLYGNKTFVDERHRHRYEVNPDMVERLEKAGLSFAAKDETGKRMEIVELPSHPFFIGAQFHPEYKSRPGKASPLFLGLIAASCGELDSVMNPSSAHQHLISNCPKNVFVNGNSKKASNGLADVRHNNGYCNGLYTR; this is encoded by the exons ATGAAGTACGTGCTTGTAACAGGAGGTGTTGTGAGTGGACTAGGCAAAGGAGTCACAGCAAGTAGTATCGGTGTTCTTCTTAAAGCTTGTGGCCTTCGTGTTACTTCTATCAAAATCG ATCCTTATCTAAACACCGATGCTGGAACCATGTCTCCCTTTGAACACGGTGAAGTGTTTGTCCTGGACGATGGTGGTGAG GTGGATCTTGATCTTGGAAACTACGAGAGGTTCTTAGACATCAAATTAACCAGAGACAATAACATCACTACTGGGAAAATTTACCAG CATGTAATTGCTAAAGAAAGGAAAGGAGATTACTTGGGAAAGACTGTTCAG GTTGTTCCTCATATTACTGATGCAATTCAAGAATGGATAGAGAGAGTTGCTGCTATTCCTGTTGATGGAGAGGATGGTCCTGCTGATGTCTGCGTTATCGAATTAGGAGGAACCATAG GTGATATTGAATCTGCACCTTTTATTGAGGCACTTGGCCAATTCTCTTACCGTGTAG GACAAGGGAATTTCTGTCTTGTCCACGTCAGCCTTGTGCCTGTGCTTAATGTTGTTGGTGAACAG aaaactaaGCCGACACAGCATAGTGTCCGGGGCCTACGAGGCTTGGGCTTGATACCTGATATCTTAGCTTGTCGGAGCACAAAG GCACTTGAAGAGAATGTGAAAGAAAAGCTAGCTCAGTTTTGCCATGTCCCT CTTGAGAATATCTTCACTCTATATGATGTTCCCAACATTTGGCACATTCCTCGTTTGCTTAAG GATCAGAAGGCTCACTTGGTTATCTCCAAAGTGCTGAATCTTGCTAG TATTGTTAAAGAACCTTCTCTGGAGGAATGGACTTCCAGAGCCGAACTATGTGCAAACTTACATGTGCCG GTGAGAATCGCTGTTGTGGGGAAATATACCAGCCTCTCTGATGCCTATCTCTCTGTCTTGAAG GCTCTCTTACACGCTGCTGTGGCTTGCCgcaaaaagctcgtagttgattGGGTTCCTGCTTGCGATCTTGAAAAGGAAACTGAGAAAGAG AATCCAAATGCGTATAAAGCTGCTTGGAAGTTGCTGAAG GGTGTAGATGGAGTTCTTGTACCTGGAGGATTTGGTGATAGGGGAGTGGAAGGAAAGATCCTTGCTGCAAAGTATGCTCGAGAAAACAAAATCCCTTTCCTCGGTATATGTCTTGGGATGCAGGTCGCTGTCATCGAGTTTGCACGATCAGTTCTCTGCTTGCACGACGCAGACAGCACAGAATTCAAACCTCAAACTCAGCATCCATGCATTATATTCATGCCTGAG GGTTCAAGAACTCATATGGGTGGCACTATGCGGTTAGGATCAAGAAAATCGATCTTCAGTGTCACAGACAGCAAATCCGCCAAACT CTATGGGAACAAAACCTTTGTTGATGAGAGGCATCGCCATAGATACGAGGTGAATCCTGATATGGTTGAACGGCTAGAGAAGGCTGGTCTCTCTTTTGCTGCAAAAGATGAAACTGGCAAACGCATGGAG ATTGTTGAACTTCCAAGTCATCCTTTCTTCATTGGTGCTCAGTTCCATCCAGAGTACAAATCCAGACCCGGGAAAGCTTCTCCTCTCTTCTTAG GACTCATTGCAGCATCTTGTGGTGAGCTAGACTCAGTCATGAATCCATCCTCTGCTCATCAACATCTGATTAGTAACTGTCCAAAAAACGTTTTCGTCAATGGAAACTCAAAGAAAGCTTCCAATGGCTTGGCTGATGTAAGACACAACAACGGATACTGCAACGGCCTCTACACTAGATAG